One part of the Acidobacteriota bacterium genome encodes these proteins:
- a CDS encoding type I 3-dehydroquinate dehydratase produces the protein MPKAWICATVTGDTTAELRAHRDAQTEADLVELRLDTVNRPDVAAAIAGRRAPVVVTCRPTREGGHFDGSETERESILFEAAARGAEYIDVEHDAPFANRLIRSRRGHGVVLSYHAFDRRPDDLAKRYRAMRATGAEVVKVAVAVSSLTDALRVTATGNPRNEEDGGRRVLVAMGAAGIPSRLLAGRFGSCWTYAGDGVAPGQVDLKRMRNQFRAGEVTSRTAVYGVLGAPIGHSVSPAMHNAGFRALGMDAIYLPLEAESTDDFAAFARSADLRGASITAPFKETVAESTSVRDDVSSAVGAVNTLRIVDGRWIGCNTDVAGFLAPLAGRLRLADARATVLGAGGAARAAAYALRQAGAIVTVCARRPKRAAEVARATGVASAPLPPGRGSWDLLVNTTPVGTFPDVEASPLPDGPFDGQIVYDMVYNPTTTRLLADAASAGCETIGGLAMLVAQAEEQFAWWTGKRPPGGLFRAAAERDLARQATGTDGAAT, from the coding sequence ATGCCCAAGGCGTGGATTTGCGCGACCGTGACCGGCGACACGACAGCCGAGCTGCGCGCACACCGCGACGCACAGACCGAAGCGGACCTGGTTGAACTGCGCCTCGACACGGTCAACCGGCCGGACGTTGCCGCGGCAATCGCCGGCCGCCGGGCACCGGTTGTCGTCACGTGCCGGCCAACCCGGGAGGGAGGCCACTTCGACGGCAGTGAAACCGAACGTGAGTCGATCCTGTTCGAGGCGGCAGCCCGGGGCGCCGAGTACATCGATGTGGAACACGACGCGCCGTTCGCCAACAGGCTCATTCGGTCCCGCCGCGGCCACGGCGTTGTGCTGTCGTATCACGCCTTTGACCGCCGGCCCGACGATCTCGCCAAACGCTACCGCGCCATGCGCGCGACTGGTGCGGAGGTGGTCAAGGTGGCGGTTGCCGTCAGCAGTCTGACGGACGCGCTGCGCGTGACCGCCACCGGCAATCCGAGGAACGAAGAGGATGGCGGGCGGCGCGTGCTGGTCGCGATGGGCGCGGCGGGAATCCCGTCGCGCCTGCTCGCGGGACGCTTCGGATCCTGCTGGACGTATGCGGGCGACGGCGTCGCACCGGGTCAGGTTGACCTGAAACGCATGAGGAACCAATTCCGCGCCGGTGAAGTGACTTCACGCACGGCGGTCTATGGCGTTCTGGGCGCCCCAATCGGTCACTCCGTGTCTCCCGCGATGCACAACGCCGGTTTCCGCGCCCTGGGCATGGATGCCATCTACCTGCCGCTCGAAGCGGAGAGCACCGACGATTTCGCGGCCTTTGCCCGGTCGGCGGATCTACGCGGGGCCAGCATCACCGCGCCATTCAAGGAAACGGTGGCGGAATCCACTAGTGTCCGTGACGATGTGTCGTCGGCGGTCGGCGCCGTCAATACGCTACGGATCGTCGACGGGCGCTGGATCGGCTGCAACACGGACGTCGCCGGTTTTCTCGCGCCGCTCGCGGGTCGGCTGCGCCTCGCCGACGCCCGCGCCACGGTTCTCGGCGCCGGGGGCGCGGCCCGAGCGGCGGCGTACGCGCTCCGCCAAGCGGGCGCCATCGTGACGGTATGCGCGCGCCGACCGAAGCGGGCGGCCGAGGTGGCGCGCGCAACCGGCGTCGCCTCGGCGCCACTCCCTCCAGGGCGCGGATCATGGGACCTGCTCGTCAACACGACGCCGGTCGGAACGTTCCCCGATGTTGAAGCGAGTCCGCTGCCGGATGGACCGTTTGACGGCCAGATCGTCTACGACATGGTCTACAACCCGACCACGACACGTCTGCTGGCGGACGCGGCGAGCGCCGGATGTGAAACGATTGGCGGCCTCGCGATGCTGGTGGCGCAGGCAGAAGAGCAGTTCGCCTGGTGGACGGGCAAGCGCCCACCAGGCGGACTGTTTCGGGCTGCGGCGGAGAGGGATCTCGCGCGTCAGGCGACCGGCACAGATGGTGCGGCGACATGA
- the trpE gene encoding anthranilate synthase component I: MTESAIETTFEQFADLAEQGTFIPVCREVRTDLLTPVSAFLTVAEHADHAFLFESIAGGERLARYSFLGKDPFLVLRSSGGRTFCREAGRNGGESIERPGTFMDALRDVMARYRAPRVASLPRFTGGAVGYFGYDTAAWFESKLADARFAHPKPFEQEGGGAADEAAFMLFDTVLAFDHVKHRMLIVANAAVEQDCDLRARYHLAVAKIDCLRAELQRPLSAPPSAPDAPVAFESNTTRERFEQAVRTAKEYIAAGDIFQVVLSQRFDARLAADPFAVYRALRHVNPSPYMYCLRMGELAIVGSSPEMLVRVENRRAETHPIAGTRPRGATPEADEALAEELIENEKERAEHVMLVDLGRNDLGRVSAYGSVQVPVYMTLERYSHVMHLVSRVVGRLTDEHDALDALTACFPAGTVSGAPKIRAMEIIEELEPTRRGVYAGAVGYVDFAGHLDCCITIRTIVIRDGRASVQAGAGIVADSDPAAEYEETRAKASAMFRAIRMAQGDSGGDGDP, encoded by the coding sequence ATGACGGAAAGCGCGATCGAAACGACGTTCGAGCAGTTCGCCGATCTCGCAGAGCAGGGGACCTTCATTCCCGTCTGCCGCGAAGTACGGACCGACCTCCTCACGCCCGTCTCCGCCTTCCTGACGGTGGCGGAGCACGCAGACCACGCGTTTCTGTTCGAGAGCATCGCCGGCGGAGAGCGGCTCGCACGCTACTCGTTCCTCGGCAAGGACCCCTTCCTCGTGCTGCGGTCCAGCGGCGGGCGGACTTTCTGCCGTGAGGCCGGCAGGAACGGCGGGGAGTCGATCGAACGGCCCGGGACTTTCATGGACGCGCTGCGTGACGTGATGGCGCGATACCGGGCGCCGCGTGTGGCATCGCTACCTCGGTTCACCGGTGGCGCGGTCGGCTATTTCGGCTACGACACAGCCGCCTGGTTCGAGTCCAAGCTTGCCGACGCCCGTTTCGCGCATCCGAAGCCGTTCGAGCAGGAGGGTGGCGGCGCGGCGGACGAGGCGGCGTTCATGCTCTTCGACACCGTGCTCGCATTCGATCACGTGAAGCATCGGATGCTCATCGTCGCCAACGCGGCGGTGGAGCAGGATTGCGACCTTCGCGCCCGCTACCATCTGGCCGTTGCGAAGATCGACTGCCTCCGCGCCGAGCTGCAGCGTCCTCTCTCGGCACCGCCTTCCGCGCCCGACGCGCCCGTCGCCTTCGAGTCGAACACGACGCGCGAGAGATTCGAGCAGGCGGTTCGAACCGCCAAGGAGTACATCGCCGCGGGCGACATCTTCCAGGTCGTGCTCTCGCAACGCTTCGACGCACGACTCGCGGCCGATCCCTTCGCCGTCTACCGGGCCCTCCGCCACGTCAACCCGTCTCCCTACATGTACTGCCTCCGGATGGGGGAGTTGGCGATAGTCGGATCGTCACCGGAGATGCTGGTCCGGGTGGAGAACCGCCGGGCCGAGACGCATCCGATTGCGGGCACCCGGCCGCGCGGCGCCACGCCGGAGGCCGACGAAGCGCTGGCGGAAGAGCTGATCGAAAACGAGAAGGAACGTGCCGAGCACGTCATGCTGGTCGATCTCGGCCGAAACGACCTGGGACGCGTCTCGGCGTACGGCTCGGTCCAGGTGCCGGTCTATATGACGCTGGAGCGGTACTCGCACGTGATGCACCTCGTGTCCCGGGTCGTTGGCCGGCTGACCGACGAGCACGACGCACTCGATGCGCTCACCGCCTGCTTCCCGGCCGGAACGGTATCCGGCGCGCCGAAGATCCGCGCCATGGAGATCATCGAGGAACTCGAGCCTACACGGCGCGGGGTGTACGCCGGCGCGGTCGGGTACGTCGACTTTGCAGGCCATCTGGACTGCTGCATAACCATCCGGACGATTGTGATCCGCGACGGGCGTGCCTCCGTGCAGGCCGGCGCGGGCATCGTGGCGGATTCCGATCCCGCGGCGGAGTACGAGGAAACGCGCGCGAAGGCGTCCGCGATGTTCCGGGCAATCCGGATGGCGCAAGGCGACTCCGGTGGAGACGGAGACCCATGA
- a CDS encoding aminodeoxychorismate/anthranilate synthase component II, which produces MVLVIDNYDSFTYNLVQYLGELGASLHVRRNDAVTLAEVERMPVERIVISPGPGRPEHAGITVDLIRASAGRIPILGVCLGHQAIGLAFGGTIVAAPALLHGKTSTIEHDGNGLFAGLTGSFSAGRYHSLAVDRDGLPEELAVVATAREDGTIMALRHRSWPVHGVQFHPESILTGAGRHILRNFLECAS; this is translated from the coding sequence ATGGTGTTGGTGATCGACAACTACGATTCGTTCACCTACAACCTGGTGCAGTACCTGGGTGAACTGGGCGCGTCGCTGCATGTGCGGCGCAACGACGCGGTCACGCTGGCGGAGGTGGAACGGATGCCTGTCGAACGGATCGTGATTTCCCCAGGGCCAGGACGCCCGGAGCACGCGGGCATCACGGTCGATCTAATCCGAGCGTCCGCGGGACGTATCCCGATTCTCGGGGTCTGCCTCGGCCACCAGGCGATCGGTCTGGCGTTCGGCGGCACGATTGTCGCGGCGCCCGCGTTGCTCCACGGGAAGACGTCAACCATCGAGCATGATGGGAATGGGCTCTTCGCCGGCTTGACCGGCTCCTTTTCGGCGGGGCGGTACCACTCGCTCGCCGTGGATCGCGACGGCCTGCCGGAAGAACTGGCGGTTGTCGCGACGGCGCGCGAGGACGGCACCATCATGGCGCTGCGTCACCGTTCATGGCCGGTGCACGGCGTGCAGTTCCATCCCGAGTCGATCCTGACCGGCGCGGGACGCCACATTCTCCGCAACTTCCTGGAGTGTGCATCGTGA
- the trpD gene encoding anthranilate phosphoribosyltransferase, producing the protein MAGARRAVPSRVDPDRRGTPHSPQLPGVCIVTEPTPPGTRAREAIETLLRREDLVAGQAEAVMEEVMSSGATPTQIAGFLIALAMKGVRPPELVGLARTMRHHAVRLPAVREACFDTCGTGGDRSNTFNVSSVTAIVLAACGIEVAKHGNRSVSSRCGSADLFEALGVRVDAGPDIVTRCLDKAGIGFFFAPAFHPSMRHAGPVRRELGVPTAFNLLGPLTNPAGARRQVIGVPRPELTDLLAQALLELGTERAWVVHGTAGLDEVSTVGPTKVCEVRDGEVAAFFLSPGDFGLPETNLSDLRVEGLDESVAVARSVLGGEKGPARDFVLANAGSGLLVAGQVDSLRDGVALAARAIDEERAQATLATMARVSQEGSA; encoded by the coding sequence ATGGCCGGTGCACGGCGTGCAGTTCCATCCCGAGTCGATCCTGACCGGCGCGGGACGCCACATTCTCCGCAACTTCCTGGAGTGTGCATCGTGACGGAACCGACACCCCCGGGGACTCGGGCGCGGGAGGCTATCGAGACCCTGCTGCGTCGGGAAGATCTGGTCGCCGGACAGGCCGAGGCGGTGATGGAGGAGGTGATGTCGAGCGGGGCGACGCCGACCCAGATCGCCGGTTTCCTGATCGCCCTTGCCATGAAGGGCGTCCGGCCGCCGGAGCTGGTCGGGCTCGCAAGGACGATGCGCCACCACGCCGTGCGCCTTCCGGCGGTGCGTGAGGCCTGCTTCGACACCTGCGGCACGGGCGGCGATCGGTCGAACACGTTCAACGTGTCGTCCGTCACGGCAATCGTGCTCGCGGCGTGCGGGATCGAGGTGGCGAAACACGGTAACCGGTCGGTCTCTAGCCGGTGCGGCAGCGCCGATCTGTTCGAAGCACTCGGCGTCCGAGTGGACGCGGGCCCGGACATCGTGACCAGATGTCTCGACAAGGCGGGTATCGGGTTCTTCTTCGCGCCGGCGTTCCATCCCTCCATGCGCCATGCCGGCCCGGTTCGACGCGAACTGGGAGTGCCGACCGCGTTCAATCTGTTGGGCCCACTCACCAACCCAGCCGGCGCGCGCCGGCAGGTGATTGGCGTGCCGCGGCCGGAGTTGACCGACCTGCTGGCGCAGGCGCTGCTCGAGTTGGGGACCGAGCGTGCCTGGGTAGTCCATGGCACGGCCGGTCTCGACGAAGTGTCGACCGTCGGGCCGACGAAGGTGTGCGAGGTGCGCGACGGGGAGGTTGCCGCCTTCTTTCTGTCTCCCGGTGACTTCGGCCTGCCCGAGACGAACCTGAGTGACCTTCGCGTGGAGGGCCTCGACGAGAGTGTCGCCGTCGCGCGCTCCGTGCTCGGCGGAGAGAAGGGACCGGCCCGAGACTTCGTTCTCGCGAACGCGGGATCGGGCCTGCTGGTGGCCGGCCAGGTCGACTCGCTCAGGGACGGAGTGGCCTTGGCCGCGAGGGCAATCGACGAGGAAAGGGCGCAGGCAACGCTCGCCACGATGGCGCGGGTTTCGCAGGAGGGTAGCGCGTGA
- the trpC gene encoding indole-3-glycerol phosphate synthase TrpC: MTYRPDLLETIVAATRRDLSDRTRSDPAARGKGAARGHQPRGQVFIETLRETGRCRVIAECKRRSPSRGVIRKDYDPAAIASSYADAGAAAISVLTERGFFDGALEHLAAVRREVSLPLLRKDFIIDRRQLTDAAEAGADAVLLIVAALDDRNLRDLTDAASELGLATLTEVHDRRELDRALDAGADIVGVNNRNLRTLEVDLDASRTLIEAIPEDVVAVAESGLRTATDLAGLRRAGYDAFLIGESLMQEPDPGASLGSLLNETGEIPRGRRPAAARIQATA; the protein is encoded by the coding sequence GTGACGTACCGTCCTGATCTCCTCGAGACGATCGTGGCCGCGACGCGGCGTGACCTCTCGGACCGGACGAGATCCGATCCGGCGGCTCGCGGGAAGGGCGCCGCACGCGGTCACCAGCCGCGGGGCCAGGTGTTCATCGAGACACTGCGCGAAACGGGTCGATGCCGGGTCATCGCGGAGTGCAAGCGGCGTTCGCCCTCTCGAGGCGTGATCCGCAAGGACTACGATCCTGCGGCCATCGCATCGAGCTATGCCGACGCGGGCGCCGCGGCGATCTCGGTTCTCACCGAGCGGGGTTTCTTCGATGGCGCCCTCGAACACCTCGCCGCCGTCCGGCGAGAGGTATCGTTGCCGCTGCTTCGGAAGGACTTCATCATCGATCGGCGCCAGCTGACGGACGCAGCCGAGGCGGGCGCGGATGCCGTGCTGCTAATCGTGGCGGCCCTCGACGACAGGAACCTCCGGGATTTGACGGATGCCGCCAGCGAACTTGGACTGGCAACCCTGACCGAAGTGCACGACCGCCGGGAACTCGACCGGGCGCTCGACGCCGGCGCGGACATCGTCGGTGTCAACAACCGGAACCTGCGGACGCTCGAGGTTGACCTCGATGCGTCACGCACCCTTATCGAAGCGATCCCCGAGGACGTCGTCGCGGTCGCGGAGAGCGGCCTGCGCACGGCGACCGATCTGGCGGGATTGCGGCGTGCCGGCTACGACGCGTTCCTGATCGGCGAGTCGCTGATGCAGGAGCCCGATCCGGGTGCATCGCTCGGTAGCCTCTTGAACGAGACGGGAGAGATCCCGCGTGGCAGGAGACCCGCGGCAGCGCGGATCCAGGCAACCGCATGA
- a CDS encoding phosphoribosylanthranilate isomerase — protein sequence MMVNVKVCGITRAGDAALAAKLGASAVGFIFWPRSPRYIEPAVAAGIVRSMPGNVVPVGVFVNPTREEVQEVAGTVGLAGVQLHGDEPATLCDGLPYDVWKAVAVDSNRDVTRARVDEVPDEVTVLLDASDRTRRGGTGRTIDWEIAAVIAAERRTMLAGGLAPDNVGAALRRVRPHGLDVSSGVEASPGQKDPDRLRAFFNAVRATHQAMGDGMRAAPRRTLENSR from the coding sequence ATGATGGTGAACGTGAAAGTGTGCGGGATCACGCGGGCGGGAGATGCCGCTCTTGCAGCGAAGCTGGGCGCCTCCGCAGTCGGCTTCATCTTCTGGCCGCGCAGTCCCCGCTACATCGAGCCCGCGGTTGCGGCCGGGATCGTGCGGTCTATGCCCGGGAACGTCGTCCCGGTCGGTGTCTTCGTGAATCCGACGCGTGAAGAAGTGCAGGAGGTCGCCGGCACGGTCGGTCTCGCCGGGGTGCAGTTGCACGGCGACGAGCCGGCGACCCTGTGCGACGGCCTTCCGTACGATGTCTGGAAGGCCGTGGCGGTCGATTCGAATCGTGACGTCACGCGTGCCCGGGTTGATGAGGTGCCAGACGAAGTGACCGTGCTGCTCGATGCCTCGGACCGCACCCGCCGAGGCGGGACGGGCCGGACAATCGACTGGGAGATAGCCGCTGTCATCGCCGCCGAACGCCGCACCATGTTGGCGGGTGGACTAGCCCCCGACAATGTCGGCGCGGCGCTCCGGCGGGTACGGCCCCATGGCCTCGACGTGTCGTCGGGCGTCGAAGCGTCGCCCGGTCAAAAGGACCCGGATAGACTGCGCGCGTTCTTCAACGCGGTTCGCGCCACCCATCAGGCGATGGGCGACGGCATGCGGGCCGCGCCCCGGCGTACCCTGGAGAACTCGCGATGA
- the trpB gene encoding tryptophan synthase subunit beta, which translates to MTAPVFHRRDPDARGYFGAYGGRFVPETLVAPVEALAAAYDEARADPAFADRLAGLLERYVGRPTPITAADRLRAAVAADAGVAVDRVARILLKREDLAHTGAHKINNALGQGLLAVRMGKRRVVAETGAGQHGVATATACALLGLDCHVYMGTEDMARQALNVYRMRLLGADVTGVDAGSRTLKDAINEAMRDWVTNVTDTYYLLGSVLGPHPYPLMVREFQSVIGREARAQTQTLVGRNPDAVVACVGGGSNALGIFDGFVDDGQVRLIGVEAGGESLAPGRHAARFATGMAGVLQGTRTFILQDGDGNIEPTHSISAGLDYAAVGPEHAWLRDLGRAEYDSVSDTDALAAFRELGRTEGILPALESAHAVAYARRLSLALGGGNVVLVNLSGRGDKDVEAVRDREAEGNPTPGGSAS; encoded by the coding sequence ATGACGGCACCGGTCTTTCACCGGCGCGATCCCGATGCACGGGGCTACTTCGGCGCCTACGGCGGCCGGTTCGTCCCGGAGACGCTGGTAGCGCCGGTTGAAGCACTGGCCGCGGCCTATGACGAAGCGCGCGCCGATCCCGCATTCGCCGATCGACTCGCTGGCCTGCTGGAGCGCTACGTGGGCCGGCCGACACCGATTACGGCAGCCGACCGCCTGCGCGCCGCCGTCGCGGCGGACGCGGGAGTCGCCGTGGACCGGGTAGCCCGCATCCTCCTGAAACGCGAGGATCTCGCGCATACGGGCGCCCACAAGATCAACAACGCGCTGGGCCAGGGGTTGCTTGCGGTTCGGATGGGAAAACGGCGCGTCGTCGCGGAAACCGGGGCGGGGCAGCATGGCGTCGCGACGGCCACCGCCTGCGCCCTGCTCGGCCTCGACTGCCATGTCTACATGGGAACGGAAGACATGGCGCGGCAGGCGCTCAACGTCTACCGCATGCGTCTGCTCGGGGCGGACGTGACGGGAGTCGACGCGGGCAGCCGGACACTGAAGGATGCGATCAACGAGGCGATGCGCGACTGGGTAACGAACGTGACGGACACGTACTACCTGCTCGGCTCGGTGCTTGGCCCGCACCCGTACCCGTTGATGGTGCGTGAGTTCCAGTCGGTGATCGGCCGTGAGGCGCGCGCGCAAACCCAGACGCTGGTCGGCCGCAACCCGGATGCCGTGGTCGCCTGCGTAGGCGGCGGCAGCAACGCGCTGGGCATCTTCGACGGTTTTGTCGATGACGGACAGGTCCGGCTGATCGGCGTCGAGGCAGGCGGCGAATCCCTTGCGCCCGGACGCCACGCGGCCCGCTTCGCCACCGGCATGGCGGGCGTACTGCAGGGAACGCGCACCTTCATCCTGCAGGACGGCGACGGCAACATCGAGCCGACCCATTCCATCTCGGCCGGACTCGACTATGCTGCGGTCGGTCCGGAGCACGCGTGGCTGCGCGACCTCGGACGCGCCGAGTACGACTCGGTCTCCGACACCGATGCGCTGGCCGCGTTCCGGGAACTGGGACGGACGGAGGGCATCCTGCCGGCGCTGGAGTCAGCGCACGCCGTGGCTTACGCGAGGCGCCTGTCCCTTGCCCTGGGAGGCGGCAACGTAGTCCTTGTGAATCTGTCCGGAAGAGGCGACAAGGACGTCGAAGCGGTCCGTGATCGCGAGGCGGAAGGCAATCCAACCCCTGGGGGGAGCGCGAGCTGA
- a CDS encoding tryptophan synthase subunit alpha, whose protein sequence is MSRLETTFAALRRAGRPGLVTYTTAGDPDLACSGRILRALDAAGADVLEVGVPFSDPLADGPVIQRASERALSAGATLRRTLSLVAEVRPSIRAGIVLFTYANPVIRMGLEDFVDRASAAGVDGVLMLDLPIEEADGLRAALDGSGIDPIFLLSPTTTDARLRRAAALGRGFLYGISRLGVTGARDTIAVGAKALVERIRAASELPVALGFGISRPEQVAEVTRWADAAVVGSALVDVIARATPDTAATEAARYVAWLRGADGAVAVANGTAATAGPDDD, encoded by the coding sequence ATGTCGCGCCTCGAAACGACATTCGCCGCATTGCGCCGGGCGGGCCGGCCCGGTCTGGTGACGTACACGACGGCGGGCGACCCCGACCTGGCTTGCTCCGGTCGCATTCTTCGGGCCCTCGATGCGGCGGGCGCCGACGTACTCGAAGTAGGCGTGCCCTTTTCCGATCCGCTGGCTGATGGGCCGGTCATTCAGCGTGCTTCCGAACGGGCGCTGTCCGCCGGCGCCACGCTCCGCCGGACCCTGTCTCTCGTGGCGGAGGTTCGACCGTCGATTCGGGCCGGAATCGTGTTGTTCACGTACGCCAATCCGGTGATTCGGATGGGGCTCGAAGACTTCGTCGACCGGGCGTCCGCGGCGGGCGTTGACGGCGTGCTGATGCTCGATCTGCCGATAGAAGAGGCTGACGGGTTGCGGGCGGCGTTGGACGGATCGGGAATCGACCCGATATTCCTGCTGTCGCCGACGACCACCGATGCGCGGCTCCGGAGGGCCGCAGCACTGGGACGAGGGTTTCTCTACGGCATCTCGAGACTCGGGGTGACCGGCGCGAGAGATACGATCGCCGTAGGCGCCAAGGCGCTCGTCGAGAGGATACGCGCGGCGTCCGAACTGCCCGTCGCGCTGGGCTTCGGGATATCGCGACCGGAGCAGGTGGCTGAAGTGACCCGCTGGGCGGACGCCGCGGTTGTCGGCAGCGCGCTCGTGGACGTGATCGCCCGTGCCACCCCGGACACGGCAGCGACAGAGGCGGCCCGGTACGTCGCCTGGCTCCGGGGAGCGGATGGAGCGGTCGCCGTCGCAAACGGAACGGCGGCGACGGCAGGGCCGGATGACGACTGA
- the pheA gene encoding chorismate mutase, with the protein MGADQKTETQGAPAADGGNDITTSLDAFRGQIDRLDAEIVRLLNARATCANEIGWLKGRVGMEIYDPAREKAVLQHVRQTNPGPLDGDAVARVFERIIDESRRMERLTTEGRERQ; encoded by the coding sequence ATGGGGGCAGACCAAAAGACAGAGACTCAGGGGGCGCCAGCGGCAGATGGCGGAAACGACATCACCACCAGCCTGGACGCCTTCCGGGGACAAATCGACCGGCTCGACGCAGAGATCGTGCGCCTGCTGAACGCGAGAGCCACCTGCGCAAACGAGATCGGCTGGCTCAAGGGTCGGGTGGGCATGGAAATCTACGATCCGGCCCGCGAGAAGGCGGTGCTCCAGCATGTCCGGCAGACGAATCCCGGCCCGCTCGACGGTGACGCGGTTGCTCGGGTCTTCGAGCGGATCATCGACGAGTCGCGCCGGATGGAGCGGCTGACAACGGAAGGACGCGAACGGCAGTAG
- the aroF gene encoding 3-deoxy-7-phosphoheptulonate synthase: protein MVVVMEERASEDQIQHVIATLVEKGFDVHRSTGALKTVLGAVGGNREFDSALLQVMEGVQQVLRITEPYKLASRTFKPERTLVSMGDFRIGGDEVIVMAGPCSAETEEQVEASATAVAGAGAKMLRGGAFKPRSSPYSFQGLGEDGLKMMRAACDRHHLKLVTEVMDVSQIDLVERYADMLQVGARNMQNYSLLRELGRRRTPILLKRGISATIEEWLLSSEYILSGGNTDVVLCERGIRTFETYTRNTLDISAVPVIHKLSHLPIVADPSHGTGLRNKVAPMARAAVAAGADGLIIEVHPDPDHAKSDGAQSMFPEQFDRLMAELRIIAPAIGRSICVEPAARRVPARA, encoded by the coding sequence ATGGTTGTAGTGATGGAAGAACGGGCGTCGGAGGATCAGATCCAGCATGTCATCGCGACGCTGGTCGAGAAGGGGTTCGACGTGCACCGGTCGACCGGCGCGCTGAAGACCGTGCTCGGCGCAGTGGGCGGTAACCGGGAATTCGACTCCGCCCTTCTGCAGGTGATGGAGGGCGTGCAACAGGTACTGCGAATCACGGAGCCGTACAAGCTGGCGAGTCGAACCTTCAAGCCGGAACGGACGCTTGTCTCGATGGGCGACTTTCGCATCGGAGGCGACGAGGTGATTGTCATGGCCGGTCCCTGCTCGGCAGAGACGGAAGAGCAGGTGGAGGCATCAGCCACGGCCGTCGCCGGTGCCGGCGCCAAGATGTTGCGCGGCGGCGCCTTCAAGCCTCGCAGCTCGCCCTACAGCTTCCAGGGCCTCGGCGAGGATGGCCTCAAGATGATGCGCGCGGCATGCGACCGGCACCACCTGAAGCTCGTCACCGAGGTCATGGACGTCAGCCAGATCGACCTCGTGGAGCGCTACGCGGACATGTTGCAGGTCGGAGCCCGCAACATGCAGAACTACTCTCTGTTGCGGGAACTGGGTCGCCGACGGACGCCGATCCTCCTGAAACGGGGCATCTCCGCCACTATCGAAGAATGGCTCCTGTCGTCGGAGTACATTCTGTCGGGCGGCAACACCGACGTGGTGTTGTGCGAGCGGGGAATCCGGACCTTTGAGACGTACACGCGGAACACCCTCGACATCTCCGCCGTGCCCGTGATCCACAAGCTGAGCCATCTGCCGATCGTCGCGGATCCGAGCCATGGCACGGGACTGCGAAACAAGGTGGCGCCCATGGCTCGGGCCGCCGTCGCGGCAGGCGCCGACGGGCTGATCATCGAGGTGCATCCCGACCCGGACCATGCCAAGAGCGACGGGGCGCAGTCGATGTTCCCGGAGCAGTTCGACCGCCTGATGGCGGAACTGCGGATCATTGCGCCGGCCATCGGCAGGAGCATCTGCGTCGAGCCGGCCGCGCGCCGCGTCCCGGCGAGGGCGTGA